The proteins below come from a single Mytilus edulis chromosome 5, xbMytEdul2.2, whole genome shotgun sequence genomic window:
- the LOC139522443 gene encoding probable RING finger protein 207 homolog, which produces MAQVSAQKCSLCDESNGAYYCYECQHALCTVCRKRHGKIPALSAHTVADINTINLSTVNKTKFCDTHNKDIQFYCTECSNLICSKCVTSTHKSHTISDITDVVLEEREKAKDNIKELKSKTEAISSLQEKIRREHIEKLHVESTKCIGHIESVCKDLQSFLEAKGSIKTTEVEDNENLENQNFEAFFKNTGLVHKQYVHILSELENLLLEKHDITFFSGYRSIQSDIETLVSIPDEPPFAQVPSFEDESLYREVMEHIESKMDKSLCQNCSVQVARHKELHLEYQRSKETLQRDLELKGDQIKKLSEDMKDEQTKMQSEYTSVIYMKDTEIKKMSDNIKSLQKEIEQNHAELEQRNTELKGLQQEIQTLKTETETLRSSSSKPVAASGSR; this is translated from the exons ATGGCACAAGTTTCGGCCCAGAAATGTTCATTATGTGATGAAAGTAATGGAGCATATTATTGCTATGAATGTCAGCATGCTTTATGTACGGTATGTCGCAAAAGACATGGTAAGATCCCAGCTCTTAGTGCACACACAGTCGCAGATATTAATACAATTAACCTTTCAACCGTCAACAAAACAAAGTTTTGTGATACACACAACAAAGATATTCAGTTTTATTGCACGGAATGCAGTAATCTTATTTGCAGTAAGTGTGTTACATCAACACACAAATCCCACACAATTTCAGACATTACTGATGTGGTTTTAGAAGAAAGGGAAAAGGCTAAAGACAATATCAAAGAACTGAAATCGAAAACTGAGGCAATATCAAGCCTGCAAGAAAAAATTAGGCGTGAACATATTGAAAAACTTCACGTTGAAAGCACAAAATGTATTGGACACATAGAATCCGTCTGTAAAGATCTCCAGTCCTTCTTAGAAGCAAAAGGGAGTATAAAAACAACCGAAGTAGAGGATAATGAAAATCTTGAGAACCAAAACTTCGAAGCATTCTTCAAAAACACTGGTTTGGTTCATAAACAATACGTACACATATTATCAGAACTGGAGAATCTTTTATTAGAGAAACACGATATAACATTTTTTTCGGGTTATAGATCAATTCAAAGTGATATTGAAACATTGGTTAGTATACCTGATGAACCACCTTTCGCGCAAGTACCGAGTTTTGAGGATGAATCCCTGTATAGAGAAGTTATGGAGCATATTGAGTCTAAGATGGACAAAAG CTTATGTCAAAACTGCTCGGTTCAGGTGGCAAGACATAAAGAATTACATTTAGAATACCAAAGATCCAAGGAAACTCTTCAGAG AGATCTAGAATTAAAAGGCGATCAAATCAAAAAGTTGTCAGAAGATATGAAGGACGAACAGACAAAAATGCAGTCAGA ATACACTAGTGTAATATACATGAAAGATACAGagattaaaaaaatgtcagaCAATATTAAAAGTTTGCAAAA agaaATAGAACAGAACCATGCTGAGCTAGAACAGAGAAATACCGAGCTGAAAGGACTACAACAAGAGATCCAAACTTTAAAAACAGAAAC TGAGACTTTAAGATCTAGTTCAAGTAAACCAGTAGCTGCTTCGGGGTCAAGGTAA